From the Pangasianodon hypophthalmus isolate fPanHyp1 chromosome 17, fPanHyp1.pri, whole genome shotgun sequence genome, one window contains:
- the tmem126a gene encoding transmembrane protein 126A encodes MSLKDTSQGQPMSRAMIMEMLSKRFEKLPDLDRKLFAYGPVYLGGNAGLAGLIANSLYRRALNVTQGRFTSGLPMSVLPFLTTVALYNATVSNPLLAGDLNCPTCALLRGALVGVAGGGIYPILLALPVNAGLAARYSSAPMPEKGNMFRFWMTLSKPIVRKMYAVLLLQTLFGTYLGSKHYEIYLKMLKLSESDSEDLHD; translated from the exons ATGTCGCTGAAAGACACCAGTCAAGGGCAGCCCATGTCCAGAGCCATGATCATGGAAATGCTGTCCAAGAGATTTGAAAAGCTGCCAGACCTTGACAG GAAGCTGTTCGCATATGGCCCGGTTTATTTGGGAGGTAACGCTGGACTGGCGGGCCTGATTGCAAACAGTTTGTATCGGCGTGCACTCAATGTCACTCAAGGACGATTTACTTCCGGTCTTCCCATGTCCGTACTTCCTTTTCTTACAACTGTGGCATTATATAATGCAACTGTCAGCAACCCTTTATTAGCGG gTGATCTCAACTGTCCAACCTGTGCCCTGCTTAGGGGCGCTTTAGTGGGTGTAGCTGGTGGGGGAATATACCCCATTCTGCTGGCATTGCCAGTCAACGCTGGGCTTGCAGCaag GTACAGCAGTGCTCCAATGCCAGAGAAGGGGAACATGTTCCGCTTCTGGATGACCCTGAGCAAGCCCATTGTGAGGAAAATGTATGCTGTACTATTACTACAGACACTGTTTGGTACATATTTAGGCTCCAAGCACTACGAGATCTATCTAAAGATGCTTAAATTGTCAGAATCAGACAGTGAGGACCTGCATGACTAA
- the crebzf gene encoding CREB/ATF bZIP transcription factor has product MVTRKRGRLASKGVDVMCSGPSEECDRALKIDSESAIKHSSPESDSNDWGLDELFTSDFNWALEDDVLSPFQGIGVQDLGLSAEDKTDQETDVSISHSRGATRRQKLQDLSGRNINKNALAARLNRLKKKEYLNGLEQRVGSLTSENRLLKQENSSLNKRVEELENETRYLRAVLANESMLAQLLSRLSGVNGMKFSTSLFQEPSENDHDYAMPRKKVKVEDKDAAGGVCLHVDKDHVSVEFCTKCAESASSSLKIFLLGAWSAMWGDWISEHP; this is encoded by the exons ATGGTAAccagaaaaagaggaagactTGCGAGTAAAGGCGTGGACGTCATGTGCTCAGGTCCTTCTGAGGAATGTGACCGTGCCTTAAAAATCGATTCTGAAAGTGCAATCAAGCACTCCTCACCAGAAAGTGATTCAAATGACTGGGGACTAGACGAGCTCTTTACCTCTGATTTCAACTGGGCTTTAGAAGATGATGTGCTCTCTCCTTTCCAAGGCATCGGAGTGCAAGATCTAGGTTTAAGTGCAGAAGACAAGACCGATCAGGAAACTGATGTGAGCATATCCCACAGCAGAGGTGCAACCCGGAGGCAGAAACTACAAGACCTCTCTGGGCGCAACATCAATAAGAATGCCCTGGCGGCAAGATTGAACCGGCTGAAGAAGAAAGAGTATTTGAATGGCTTAGAGCAGCGCGTTGGATCTCTGACATCCGAAAACCGGCTTCTCAAGCAGGAAAACAGCAGCCTGAACaaaagagtggaagaacttgaaaACGAGACTAGGTACTTGAGAGCTGTGTTGGCCAATGAGAGCATGTTGGCGCAGCTGTTGTCTAGATTGAGCGGTGTGAACGGCATGAAATTCTCTACCTCGCTTTTCCAGGAGCCCAGCGAGAACGACCACGATTATGCCATGCCGAGGAAGAAAGTGAAGGTGGAGGACAAGGATGCAGCAGGCGGGGTCTGTCTGCATGTGGACAAAGACCACGTCTCTGTGGAGTTCTGCACTAAGTGTGCAGAGAGTGCAAGCTCATCACTCAAAAT TTTTCTTCTAGGTGCTTGGTCTGCCATGTGGGGTGACTGGATCTCAGAGCATCCATGA